The following coding sequences are from one Streptomyces sp. NBC_00536 window:
- a CDS encoding Zn-dependent alcohol dehydrogenase, with protein MRGVVFDGKQAQVVDDLEIRDPGPGEVLVAIKAAGLCHSDLSVIDGTIPFPPPVVLGHEGAGVVEAVGSGVTHVAPGDHVSLSTLANCGACADCDRGRPTMCRKAIGMPGQPFSRGGTPLYQFASNSAFAERTLVKAVQAVKIPRDIPFPSAALIGCGVLTGVGAVLNRAKVDRGETVVVIGTGGIGLNVLQGARIAGATTIVAVDVNPAKEAVARQFGATHFIDASAVADSSAAVREILPTGADHAFECVGNVKLIRQAIDLLDRHGQAVLLGVPGFKEEASFQVSSMYLDKTVMGCRYGSSRPQRDIALYAELYRQGRLLLDELVTETYPVEDFAKAADDAHHGRVARGVLTF; from the coding sequence GTGAGAGGCGTCGTGTTCGACGGCAAGCAGGCCCAGGTGGTCGACGACCTGGAGATACGCGATCCCGGGCCGGGGGAGGTGCTCGTCGCGATCAAGGCGGCCGGGCTGTGCCACAGCGACCTGTCGGTGATCGACGGGACGATCCCCTTCCCGCCGCCGGTGGTCCTCGGGCACGAGGGCGCGGGCGTCGTGGAGGCGGTCGGCTCCGGCGTCACCCACGTGGCGCCGGGCGACCACGTCTCGCTGTCCACCCTCGCGAACTGCGGGGCGTGCGCCGACTGCGACCGGGGCCGGCCGACGATGTGCCGCAAGGCGATCGGGATGCCGGGCCAGCCCTTCTCGCGCGGCGGTACGCCGCTCTACCAGTTCGCGTCCAACTCGGCCTTCGCGGAACGCACCCTCGTCAAGGCCGTCCAGGCGGTCAAGATCCCCCGGGACATCCCCTTCCCCTCGGCCGCCCTGATCGGCTGCGGGGTCCTGACGGGCGTCGGCGCCGTCCTGAACCGGGCCAAGGTGGACCGGGGCGAGACGGTGGTCGTCATCGGCACCGGCGGGATCGGCCTGAACGTCCTCCAGGGGGCCCGTATCGCGGGCGCGACCACGATCGTGGCGGTCGACGTGAACCCGGCGAAGGAAGCGGTGGCCCGGCAGTTCGGCGCCACGCACTTCATCGACGCCTCGGCGGTGGCGGACTCCTCGGCGGCGGTCCGCGAGATCCTCCCGACCGGCGCGGACCACGCCTTCGAGTGCGTCGGCAACGTGAAACTGATCCGCCAGGCGATCGACCTCCTCGACCGCCACGGCCAGGCCGTCCTGCTGGGCGTGCCCGGCTTCAAGGAGGAGGCCTCCTTCCAGGTCTCATCGATGTACCTCGACAAGACGGTCATGGGCTGCCGCTACGGCTCCTCCCGCCCCCAGCGCGACATCGCCCTCTACGCGGAGCTGTACCGCCAGGGCCGCCTCCTGCTGGACGAACTGGTCACCGAGACCTACCCGGTCGAAGACTTCGCCAAGGCAGCGGACGACGCCCACCACGGGCGGGTGGCGCGGGGGGTGCTGACGTTCTGA